From Chryseobacterium sp. IHB B 17019, one genomic window encodes:
- a CDS encoding cbb3-type cytochrome c oxidase N-terminal domain-containing protein, whose protein sequence is MKQRTPVVVNILIIIGLLIVFYYLFVQSYNFLGSPYFWGTVVIAGILAYIHSAIGDLIENNKFKKLSPEEKAAYLAEKKVPYLKRLYNAAFKKQSAAEEKDILIDHGFDGIMELDNQLPKWWLGLFYFGTAFCIVYITAYSFTNFAHPLDEYEQEYKEQLASIEEYQKNQPPVTIETAKYSADNIAEGKELFKTNCASCHKEDGSGGIGPNLTDNYWINQPEKTLFKTVFHMDWNGSPTNPSMRPFGKNGEVSGAEIEKIAAYVYHINQELPPVAPAQGGAAPQGTEAHWEKE, encoded by the coding sequence ATGAAACAAAGAACACCTGTTGTTGTAAACATTTTAATAATAATCGGACTTTTAATAGTTTTTTATTATCTGTTTGTACAAAGCTATAATTTCTTAGGATCACCTTATTTCTGGGGAACTGTAGTAATTGCCGGTATTTTAGCATATATCCACAGTGCCATTGGAGATTTAATTGAAAATAATAAATTCAAAAAACTGTCTCCTGAAGAGAAAGCGGCATATTTAGCTGAAAAGAAAGTTCCTTACTTAAAGAGATTATATAACGCAGCATTCAAAAAGCAATCTGCAGCTGAAGAAAAGGATATCCTTATCGACCACGGTTTCGACGGAATTATGGAGTTGGATAATCAATTACCAAAATGGTGGTTAGGTTTATTCTATTTTGGGACCGCTTTTTGTATTGTGTATATCACAGCCTATTCTTTCACAAACTTCGCCCACCCGCTGGACGAATATGAGCAAGAATATAAGGAACAATTGGCAAGTATAGAAGAATATCAGAAAAACCAGCCTCCTGTAACTATTGAAACAGCAAAATATTCAGCTGATAATATTGCAGAAGGTAAGGAGTTGTTCAAAACAAATTGTGCATCTTGTCACAAGGAAGATGGTAGCGGTGGTATCGGGCCAAACCTTACTGATAACTACTGGATCAACCAGCCGGAGAAAACATTATTTAAAACAGTTTTCCATATGGACTGGAACGGTTCTCCTACCAACCCTTCGATGAGACCATTCGGTAAAAACGGTGAGGTTTCCGGAGCTGAAATTGAAAAGATTGCAGCATACGTTTATCACATCAACCAGGAATTACCTCCAGTGGCACCTGCTCAGGGTGGAGCTGCTCCTCAGGGAACTGAAGCACATTGGGAAAAAGAATAA
- a CDS encoding heavy metal translocating P-type ATPase, with protein MSENCFHCGQGIEKERISFDERIFCCNGCKSVYEILNANNLSNFYELNKRAGIRPSDENSSQFDYLDTPEIFEKVTDFSEGNTSLVTFKIPVIHCSSCIWLLESLHTLNKDIKYSQVNFTRKTLQISFNHNDLKLSELANFLTNLGYKPVISLETADKNVEHLDKSLLVKFAIAAFAFGNGMFLAFPEYIGGEDYWMDHYKGLFRALMCFLAIPVVVYSASDYYKSAWYGLKNKIVNIDVPIVLGIIVLFGRSLYEVATDYGPGYFDTLCGLLFFMLLGKIFQKRTYSALSYDRDYKSFYPIAVTKVDFEGKQDNILLSEIKIGDRILVRNQEIIPVDAILIHGEGNIDNGFITGESATISKQPGDKIFAGGKQIGSSLELEVIKNVDQSYLTQLWNKEAFKKHETGLDTLTNNISKYFTFIILGIALLSGIYWATVDFEKMFQVISAILIIACPCALALSAPFTFGHIMRILGRNKFYVKDTLTIEKIAKLDTIVFDKTGTITHRKKSNIKYEGSEIKDFDLLNIKTLLKNSNHPLSKSLYEFIEIKDEYFPVENFQEISGKGYEASIRGNVYKIGSAKYNNQESKNLETAVYISKNGEFLGKFIFKNEYRENLKNLFKKLTDYKIFILSGDNSSEENQLKELIPNYQGMAFNQSPEDKLNYIQNLQNQKMKVAMLGDGLNDAGALKQSNVGIAIADDTNSFTPSSDVIMNGEKVVRLDDYLNVCKGSITIVKMTFIISFLYNIVGLSYAVTGHMHPLFAAILMPISSITVVTFTTFSTWILGRKYFKKQA; from the coding sequence GTGAGCGAGAACTGTTTTCATTGTGGTCAGGGTATCGAAAAGGAAAGAATTTCTTTTGATGAAAGGATTTTTTGCTGCAACGGCTGTAAGTCTGTTTACGAGATTCTGAATGCTAATAATTTAAGTAATTTTTACGAATTAAATAAAAGAGCAGGAATTCGTCCGAGCGATGAAAATTCTTCACAGTTTGATTATTTAGATACTCCGGAAATTTTTGAAAAAGTAACCGATTTCTCAGAAGGAAACACAAGCCTTGTTACATTTAAAATTCCCGTAATCCATTGTTCATCATGCATTTGGCTATTGGAAAGCCTTCATACTTTAAACAAAGACATTAAATATTCCCAGGTCAATTTCACAAGAAAGACCTTACAGATTTCATTCAACCATAATGATTTAAAACTAAGCGAATTAGCTAATTTCTTAACAAATTTAGGATATAAGCCCGTTATCAGCCTTGAAACGGCTGATAAAAATGTTGAGCATCTCGATAAATCCCTGCTTGTAAAGTTTGCTATTGCCGCTTTTGCTTTCGGAAACGGGATGTTCCTTGCCTTTCCTGAATACATCGGTGGCGAAGATTATTGGATGGATCACTATAAAGGGCTTTTCAGGGCTTTGATGTGTTTTCTCGCGATTCCGGTTGTAGTTTATTCGGCTTCGGATTATTATAAATCTGCTTGGTATGGATTAAAAAATAAAATTGTCAACATTGATGTTCCGATTGTTTTGGGAATTATTGTTCTTTTCGGTCGTAGCTTGTATGAAGTTGCAACTGATTATGGGCCAGGATATTTCGATACTTTATGTGGACTTTTATTCTTCATGCTTTTAGGCAAAATTTTCCAAAAAAGGACCTACAGTGCGCTGTCTTACGACAGAGATTACAAATCATTCTACCCGATTGCAGTAACAAAGGTTGATTTTGAAGGAAAACAGGATAATATTTTACTTTCTGAAATTAAAATTGGCGATAGAATTTTAGTCAGAAATCAGGAAATTATTCCTGTTGATGCCATTCTGATTCATGGAGAAGGGAATATTGACAATGGTTTTATCACCGGAGAAAGTGCAACGATCAGCAAACAGCCGGGAGATAAGATTTTTGCAGGGGGAAAACAAATTGGATCTTCTTTGGAGTTGGAAGTTATTAAAAATGTTGATCAGAGTTATCTGACTCAGCTTTGGAATAAAGAAGCTTTCAAAAAGCACGAAACAGGGCTTGACACACTTACAAATAACATCAGTAAATATTTCACATTCATTATTTTAGGCATTGCTTTACTATCCGGAATTTATTGGGCAACGGTTGATTTCGAGAAAATGTTTCAGGTAATTTCCGCGATTTTAATTATTGCCTGTCCTTGTGCGCTTGCGTTGTCAGCACCTTTTACTTTTGGACACATTATGAGGATTTTAGGTCGAAATAAGTTTTATGTAAAAGATACTTTAACGATCGAAAAAATTGCAAAATTAGATACCATTGTTTTTGATAAAACAGGCACAATTACCCACAGAAAAAAATCCAATATCAAATATGAAGGTTCGGAAATAAAAGACTTTGATTTACTGAATATTAAAACATTATTAAAGAATTCAAACCATCCGCTTTCTAAATCTTTATATGAATTTATTGAGATAAAAGATGAGTATTTCCCGGTTGAAAATTTTCAGGAGATCTCCGGAAAAGGATATGAGGCAAGCATAAGAGGAAATGTTTACAAGATCGGTTCTGCAAAATACAACAATCAGGAATCTAAAAATCTTGAAACAGCTGTATATATCAGTAAAAATGGAGAATTTTTAGGGAAATTTATTTTTAAAAATGAATACCGCGAAAATCTTAAAAATTTATTCAAAAAACTGACTGATTATAAAATTTTTATTCTGAGCGGAGACAATTCTTCTGAAGAAAACCAGTTGAAGGAATTAATCCCGAATTATCAGGGAATGGCCTTCAATCAAAGTCCGGAAGACAAACTTAATTACATCCAAAACCTTCAGAATCAGAAAATGAAAGTCGCCATGCTTGGAGACGGACTGAATGATGCGGGAGCATTGAAACAAAGCAATGTCGGGATTGCCATTGCAGACGACACCAACAGCTTTACACCCTCATCCGATGTGATCATGAATGGTGAAAAAGTAGTCAGGCTGGATGACTATCTCAACGTTTGTAAGGGCTCGATTACGATTGTGAAAATGACATTTATAATCAGTTTCCTTTACAATATTGTCGGTTTAAGTTACGCAGTTACAGGACATATGCACCCACTTTTTGCAGCGATACTTATGCCTATAAGTTCGATCACGGTGGTAACGTTTACAACATTTTCGACTTGGATCCTGGGCAGAAAATATTTCAAAAAACAGGCTTAA
- the ccoS gene encoding cbb3-type cytochrome oxidase assembly protein CcoS, translating into MDILYLMILCSVSLAAVFLVVFIVYARKGQFEDDESPAVRILFDSEEIKEKEGDGNEEGDKEKGENNKIEEKSE; encoded by the coding sequence ATGGATATTCTATATTTAATGATCCTTTGCAGCGTTTCTTTGGCTGCAGTTTTCCTGGTCGTCTTTATAGTCTATGCCAGAAAAGGACAGTTTGAAGATGATGAATCTCCGGCTGTACGAATACTTTTCGATTCCGAAGAAATCAAGGAAAAGGAAGGTGATGGCAACGAAGAAGGCGATAAAGAGAAAGGAGAAAATAATAAAATTGAAGAAAAAAGTGAATAG
- the ccoN gene encoding cytochrome-c oxidase, cbb3-type subunit I, translated as METQKFSYDNNIVRAFLYATVVFGIIGFLFGLTAALMLFYPELPEFFFGTDDTTIQSLRSGNIQGLINSQGAFGFGRIRMLHTTTVIFAFVCNSVFVGVYYSLQRLLKTRMYSDTLSWIHFWTWQIMIVAAYITFFMGINTSKEYAEHEWPIDILIAVSWIIFGANMFLTIAKRRVRHLYVAIWFYIGTWIAVAMLHIFNNLEVPLSFTGWKSYSAYAGVKDAIVQWWYGHNAVAFILTTPVLGLMYYFLPKAADRPVFSYKLSIIHFWSLIFVYIWAGPHHLQYTALPAWAQAVGTGFSIMLIAPSWGGMLNGLLTLRGAWDKVRENPILKFFVVAVTCYGMATFEGPLLATKNINKIGHFTDWVIGHVHLGALGWNGFMAFGVIYYLIPILWRTKLYSTKLANWHFWLGTLGIIFYAVPMYISGFTQGLMWKQFNPDGTLVWKNWLDTVTAIIPYFKMRFLGGLFYLSGAILMVVNLIATVRKGSFQKDVPAEAPALANIGAKRKEGEGTHLWLERTPMLLGILSLLTISIGSMVEIIPTLSLKKSVPTISAVKPYSPLELEGRDLYIREGCNACHSQMVRPFRDEITRFNGKNGQYSKAGEFVYDRPFLWGSKRTGPDLHREGGKNPSSWHYKHMYNPRSTSAGSIMPRYPWLIANNLDRSKMVDKMKLMKNAFDVPYTKAEIDSANSWADNQASKIVRDIFSEAADLKDAYAKRPKGELEKKEIVALISYLQRLGTDIKTTEIKTASNN; from the coding sequence ATGGAAACACAAAAGTTTAGTTATGACAACAATATTGTCCGGGCATTTCTTTATGCGACCGTAGTTTTCGGGATCATAGGGTTTTTGTTTGGGCTTACAGCAGCATTAATGCTCTTCTATCCGGAGCTTCCAGAGTTTTTCTTTGGGACGGATGATACTACCATCCAGAGTTTGAGAAGCGGAAATATCCAGGGGCTTATCAATTCCCAGGGAGCATTTGGTTTCGGAAGAATAAGAATGTTGCATACTACGACTGTAATTTTTGCCTTCGTATGTAATAGTGTATTTGTGGGAGTTTATTACTCTTTACAGAGATTATTAAAAACAAGAATGTATAGCGACACCCTGTCTTGGATCCATTTCTGGACTTGGCAGATCATGATTGTGGCGGCTTACATTACTTTCTTTATGGGAATCAACACCTCTAAAGAATATGCAGAACACGAATGGCCAATTGATATTTTGATCGCAGTTTCATGGATCATTTTCGGGGCAAATATGTTCTTAACAATTGCCAAAAGAAGAGTAAGACACTTGTATGTTGCAATCTGGTTCTACATCGGTACGTGGATTGCGGTAGCAATGCTTCATATTTTCAATAACCTTGAAGTTCCATTATCATTCACAGGATGGAAATCTTATTCTGCTTATGCGGGTGTAAAAGATGCTATCGTTCAGTGGTGGTACGGTCACAATGCCGTTGCATTTATCTTAACGACTCCGGTTTTAGGTTTGATGTATTATTTCTTGCCAAAAGCTGCAGACAGACCGGTTTTCTCTTATAAACTGTCTATTATTCACTTCTGGTCATTAATTTTCGTATATATCTGGGCTGGTCCTCACCACCTTCAGTATACAGCGTTGCCGGCTTGGGCTCAGGCAGTGGGAACAGGTTTCTCTATCATGTTGATCGCACCATCTTGGGGAGGAATGCTGAACGGGCTTCTTACGCTGAGAGGAGCTTGGGATAAGGTAAGAGAAAATCCTATCTTGAAATTCTTCGTTGTTGCAGTAACTTGTTATGGTATGGCAACTTTTGAAGGACCTTTATTGGCAACGAAAAACATTAACAAAATCGGTCACTTTACAGACTGGGTAATTGGTCACGTACACTTAGGTGCTCTTGGATGGAATGGTTTCATGGCATTCGGGGTTATCTATTATCTGATCCCAATCTTGTGGAGAACGAAATTATATTCTACAAAATTAGCGAATTGGCATTTCTGGCTGGGAACGTTAGGAATTATTTTCTATGCGGTTCCAATGTATATCTCAGGATTTACTCAGGGATTGATGTGGAAACAATTCAACCCGGACGGAACTTTAGTTTGGAAAAACTGGCTGGACACTGTAACGGCGATTATTCCTTACTTTAAAATGAGATTCTTAGGAGGATTATTTTATCTTTCAGGAGCTATTTTAATGGTTGTAAACCTTATAGCAACGGTAAGAAAAGGATCATTCCAGAAAGATGTACCTGCAGAAGCACCAGCTTTAGCAAACATTGGAGCTAAGCGTAAAGAAGGAGAAGGTACTCACCTTTGGTTGGAGAGAACACCAATGTTATTAGGTATTTTATCTTTATTAACGATCTCAATAGGTAGTATGGTGGAAATCATCCCTACTCTATCTCTTAAGAAAAGTGTTCCAACCATTTCAGCAGTAAAACCATATTCCCCATTAGAATTAGAAGGAAGAGATCTATATATCAGAGAAGGATGTAACGCTTGTCACTCGCAGATGGTAAGACCATTCAGAGATGAGATTACTAGATTCAACGGTAAAAACGGACAATACTCTAAAGCAGGAGAGTTTGTATATGACAGGCCGTTCCTTTGGGGATCGAAGAGAACAGGACCGGATTTGCATAGAGAAGGTGGTAAAAACCCAAGCTCTTGGCATTACAAGCACATGTACAACCCAAGATCTACGTCTGCAGGTTCTATCATGCCTCGTTACCCTTGGTTAATTGCCAACAATCTTGACAGATCTAAGATGGTGGACAAAATGAAGTTGATGAAGAATGCATTTGACGTTCCTTACACAAAAGCTGAAATTGATTCTGCAAATTCTTGGGCAGATAACCAGGCTTCAAAAATTGTAAGAGATATCTTCTCTGAAGCAGCAGACTTAAAAGACGCTTATGCTAAGAGACCTAAAGGTGAATTAGAGAAAAAAGAAATTGTAGCTCTTATTTCTTACCTACAAAGATTAGGAACGGATATCAAGACAACTGAAATAAAAACAGCAAGTAATAACTAA
- the ccoG gene encoding cytochrome c oxidase accessory protein CcoG has protein sequence MSDIEEIEVRGGQGQVLDPETYRDSIGTMDQSGKRKWVYPKKPKGKYTNYRYLVSYILLLIYFAVPFIKINGNPLILFNVIDREFFIFGQPFYPQDFFILTLGAIASLIFIIVFTIAFGRIFCGWICPQTIFLEMIFRKIEYAIEGDRNKQMKLDRQEWNTEKIWKRGLKWTVYVIISLIITHFMLMYIVGYKEIFRIISEGPFAHPTNFIVMVLFTAAFYFVFAWFREQVCTLVCPYGRLQGVLIDKDTINVFYDFKRGENRAKWRKGEDRKAAGKGDCIDCHQCVVVCPTGIDIRDGQQLECVNCTACIDACDEVMEKVGLPKGLIRYASENEIEKETEFKFTGRMKGFALILVLLVGFLGYLLYNRGEMEAKFIKPAGSTFFLRDGKITNTYNYTFLNKTNDKKLVTIKVIEPKHGEVIYSASSKIAVERDKITKGTINISFPEKEMNLSKQNITIGVYDMKGNLVDSYQTYFEGPFKLQF, from the coding sequence ATGTCAGACATAGAAGAAATAGAAGTACGCGGCGGACAGGGACAAGTTCTGGACCCTGAAACTTACAGAGATTCTATAGGGACAATGGATCAATCCGGAAAAAGGAAATGGGTATATCCCAAAAAACCTAAAGGAAAGTATACCAACTATAGATATCTTGTAAGCTATATTTTATTACTCATTTATTTTGCGGTTCCATTTATTAAAATCAATGGAAATCCGCTGATACTATTCAACGTAATTGATAGAGAGTTTTTCATCTTTGGACAACCCTTCTATCCTCAGGATTTTTTCATCCTTACTCTTGGAGCGATTGCTTCCTTAATATTTATTATTGTATTTACGATTGCTTTCGGTAGAATTTTCTGCGGGTGGATCTGTCCTCAGACAATTTTTCTAGAAATGATCTTCCGTAAAATAGAATATGCTATCGAAGGAGACAGAAACAAGCAGATGAAGCTTGACAGACAAGAATGGAATACCGAAAAAATCTGGAAAAGAGGTCTTAAATGGACTGTTTACGTCATCATTTCTTTAATTATTACTCACTTTATGCTCATGTATATTGTAGGTTATAAAGAAATTTTCAGAATCATTTCGGAAGGACCGTTTGCACATCCCACCAATTTCATTGTAATGGTCCTCTTTACGGCAGCCTTTTACTTTGTATTTGCTTGGTTCAGAGAGCAGGTTTGTACATTAGTTTGTCCGTACGGAAGATTGCAGGGAGTTTTAATTGATAAAGACACCATCAACGTTTTCTACGATTTTAAAAGAGGCGAAAACAGAGCCAAATGGAGAAAAGGTGAAGACAGAAAGGCAGCCGGAAAAGGAGACTGTATTGATTGCCATCAATGTGTGGTGGTCTGCCCTACCGGAATCGACATCAGAGACGGACAACAGCTGGAATGTGTGAACTGTACAGCATGTATCGATGCCTGTGATGAAGTAATGGAGAAAGTAGGTCTTCCAAAAGGACTGATCAGATACGCCTCAGAAAATGAAATTGAAAAGGAAACTGAATTCAAGTTTACGGGAAGAATGAAAGGTTTTGCCTTAATACTTGTTCTTTTGGTAGGATTTTTAGGCTATCTTCTCTATAACAGAGGTGAAATGGAAGCAAAATTCATTAAGCCTGCTGGAAGTACCTTCTTCCTGAGAGACGGAAAGATCACCAATACTTACAATTATACTTTCTTAAACAAGACCAACGACAAAAAGCTGGTAACTATTAAAGTAATCGAGCCTAAGCATGGAGAAGTAATTTACAGTGCTTCAAGCAAGATTGCGGTAGAAAGAGACAAAATTACAAAAGGAACCATTAATATAAGCTTCCCGGAAAAAGAGATGAATCTTTCCAAACAGAATATTACCATCGGGGTGTATGATATGAAAGGAAACCTGGTAGATTCTTATCAGACTTATTTTGAGGGACCATTTAAATTACAATTTTAA
- a CDS encoding Crp/Fnr family transcriptional regulator: MSQEQQIAIEERFARVFNDKSFKERLSSADFDKYINAKKKLSFQKHDTIFEDGETPRGVYVLERGAAKLSKSGAFGKDQILRFIKEGDIIGYRSLLCGENFQAKAEAMTDIEATFLPSDVFMHLLEVDSQLSFIMLQKISYELGESSNTITFLAQKTVRERLAEILLLLEQKLGVDPEGFIKISLTREEIANIIGTATESAIRLISEFKGDNLIEVDGRNIKILNHDKLMKLGHVVL, translated from the coding sequence ATGTCGCAGGAACAACAGATTGCCATTGAAGAGAGGTTCGCCAGAGTTTTTAATGATAAATCATTTAAGGAAAGACTTTCAAGTGCAGATTTTGATAAATATATCAACGCCAAAAAGAAACTGAGTTTTCAAAAACATGATACGATCTTCGAGGATGGTGAAACTCCGAGAGGGGTTTATGTTTTGGAGAGAGGTGCTGCAAAATTATCAAAATCAGGAGCTTTCGGAAAAGATCAGATTTTAAGATTTATCAAAGAAGGGGACATCATCGGATACCGTTCTTTGCTTTGCGGGGAAAATTTCCAGGCGAAGGCTGAAGCTATGACAGACATTGAAGCTACTTTTTTACCTTCAGATGTTTTCATGCATCTGCTGGAAGTCGATTCCCAGCTTTCTTTTATAATGCTTCAGAAAATTTCTTATGAATTGGGAGAATCATCAAATACGATTACTTTCCTGGCTCAAAAAACGGTAAGAGAAAGATTAGCGGAGATTTTATTGCTGTTGGAACAGAAATTAGGAGTTGACCCTGAAGGATTTATCAAAATTTCTTTAACAAGGGAAGAAATTGCCAACATTATCGGAACGGCTACAGAAAGTGCAATCCGTTTGATTTCCGAATTTAAAGGAGACAATCTCATCGAAGTAGATGGAAGAAACATCAAAATTCTCAACCACGACAAATTAATGAAACTAGGACACGTAGTTTTATAA
- a CDS encoding cbb3-type cytochrome oxidase subunit 3, with translation MIPQNFKDILSNTDNAGFYQTLALIFFMLFFVALVIYVFSRPKKYYKEEEEAPLQDDEDDDFNLKN, from the coding sequence ATGATACCTCAGAACTTTAAAGACATATTATCCAACACAGATAACGCTGGTTTTTACCAGACGTTGGCTCTGATTTTCTTTATGCTGTTCTTCGTAGCTTTGGTAATTTATGTTTTTAGCAGGCCTAAAAAATATTACAAAGAGGAAGAAGAAGCACCTCTGCAGGATGATGAAGATGATGATTTTAATTTAAAAAATTAA